Proteins found in one Crassostrea angulata isolate pt1a10 chromosome 3, ASM2561291v2, whole genome shotgun sequence genomic segment:
- the LOC128177096 gene encoding interaptin-like yields METKEKRKVTFDPDVEQTYLLDGKWSFLRYLLTLNEEINLQIVCDTLEDRCVLSPSDKDDVLQQGTYKDRIDTCIQRVLKTCPTGFTHFCEVLKDCGYNHVVENLKTETEDEDSISKYTLTSEDIFEKTAKNSSRQWDTSTPISTSYSEREEKLAIVGVKMSLSTLSKDTKASQREFNTIIQRQSELEKQLSEVMKTLDSAKDALIREREEKAQLLQQLQFKDDELVDMQRKYRDLQNVMGKLKETNNKYHERVTKLQIENEQLRKSVKDNSNLQIDLTEKSQQIKELKRTIEEQDKEITNQETMINKKLNMIEQLAADHQRLADGQIKLEDLLVKQHEEIMKLGAEKDSAHQLLTQQQKQLNSQQASLAILQENLERLEMTVLTQHEQQNVLAILPPSDQNYRGKKQPTTTKPMMVRPFNASGKVENSKNSFWKNPNGNKMK; encoded by the exons GTATCTTTTAACTCTCAACGAAGAAATCAATCTCCAAATCGTCTGCGACACGTTGGAGGACCGATGTGTTCTGTCTCCCTCCGACAAAGACGACGTCCTGCAACAAGGGACGTACAAAGATAGGATTGACACGTGCATACAGCGCGTGCTTAAAACGTGCCCGACCGGATTCACCCACTTCTGTGAGGTTCTAAAGGATTGTGGGTACAATCACGTGGTAGAAAACTTAAAAACAGAAACGGAAGACGAGGATTCGATTAGTAAAT ATACATTAACTTCTGAAGATATCTTCGAAAAGACTGCAAAG aATAGTTCTAGGCAATGGGATACTAGTACACCTATAAGTACGTCCTATAGTGAACGTGAGGAAAAACTGGCAATTGTCGGCGTCAAAATGTCTCTATCAACACTCTCAAAAGACACAAAAGCCTCTCAAAGGGAATTCAACACAATTATCCAAAGACAATCTGAACTCGAAAAGCAGCTATCAGAAGTGATGAAAACCCTTGATAGTGCTAAAGACGCGCTAATACGTGAAAGGGAAGAAAAAGCACAGCTGCTGCAACAGCTTCAGTTCAAGGATGATGAACTTGTGGACATGCAAAGGAAGTACAGAGACTTGCAGAACGTGATGGGAAAGTTAAAAGAAACCAACAATAAATACCACGAAAGGGTAACAAAGTTGCAAATCGAAAACGAACAATTACGGAAATCAGTCAAAGACAATTCCAACTTGCAGATTGATTTGACTGAAAAAAGTCAGCAAATCAAAGAGTTGAAGAGAACGATCGAGGAGCAAGACAAAGAGATCACAAACCAGGAGACCATGATCAACAAGAAACTGAACATGATCGAGCAGCTAGCGGCCGACCACCAGAGGTTGGCAGACGGACAGATCAAACTGGAGGATTTATTGGTGAAACAGCACGAGGAGATCATGAAACTCGGGGCCGAGAAAGATAGCGCGCACCAACTTCTGACGCAGCAGCAGAAACAGTTAAACTCCCAACAGGCGTCACTGGCTATTCTGCAGGAGAATCTCGAGAGACTTGAAATGACCGTGCTAACGCAGCACGAGCAACAGAACGTGCTAGCGATTCTACCGCCGAGCGATCAAAATTACCGCGGCAAAAAGCAGCCGACAACCACGAAACCGATGATGGTCAGACCATTCAATGCGTCCGGAAAAGTGGAAAATTCAAAGAATTCTTTCTGGAAAAATCCTAACggaaacaaaatgaaatga